In one Pseudomonas sp. SCA2728.1_7 genomic region, the following are encoded:
- a CDS encoding isochorismatase family cysteine hydrolase, whose translation MSNTLYPLDRTAYLLVDPYNDFLSDGGKIFPLIKPMAEQNGLLDNLRKLDRTVRDLKIPVVIVPHHRWEKGDYETWDHPTPTQCKIMHMHHFARGEWGGEWHPDFAPKDGDIVVQEHWGSSGFANTDLDFRLKQQGVTHVIIVGLLANTCIEATARYAAELGYHVTLVRDATAAFKAEMMHAAHELNGPTFAHVIASTDELIANLKSQGEAQ comes from the coding sequence ATGTCGAATACCCTCTATCCACTGGACAGAACCGCCTACCTGCTGGTCGATCCGTACAACGATTTTCTGTCGGACGGCGGCAAGATTTTCCCTCTGATCAAACCCATGGCCGAACAGAACGGCCTGCTCGACAACCTGCGCAAACTCGACCGCACCGTGCGCGACTTGAAAATTCCGGTGGTCATCGTACCCCATCACCGCTGGGAAAAAGGCGACTACGAGACCTGGGATCACCCGACCCCGACGCAATGCAAAATCATGCACATGCATCATTTTGCCCGGGGCGAATGGGGCGGCGAATGGCACCCGGATTTTGCGCCGAAGGACGGCGATATCGTGGTTCAGGAACACTGGGGTTCCAGTGGTTTCGCCAACACCGACCTGGATTTTCGCCTGAAGCAGCAAGGCGTCACCCACGTGATCATCGTCGGCCTGCTGGCCAACACCTGCATCGAAGCCACCGCGCGCTATGCCGCGGAACTGGGCTACCACGTCACCCTCGTACGCGATGCAACAGCGGCCTTCAAAGCAGAAATGATGCACGCCGCCCACGAGCTCAACGGCCCGACATTCGCTCACGTGATTGCCAGCACGGACGAACTGATTGCCAACCTCAAATCACAGGGTGAAGCGCAATGA
- a CDS encoding aldehyde dehydrogenase (NADP(+)) encodes MSLTGHLLIGAADVAATEGTMKALNPATDQLIEPDFAFGGAAQVDQAVTLADAAFDRYSHTSLAERAAFLESIADNLDEVRSELAARAALETGLPEAQLEGEASRAATQFRQFADVVRRGRFLRLAIDPAQPQRQPRPRMDHRLQKIAIGPVAIFGASNFPISYSVAGGDTASALAAGAPVILKAHNAHPGASEIQARAIRKAVQAQGLPEGVFSMVRGGGNAIGEALVDHPLIKAVTFTGSEPGGMALYRRAQLRPEPIPVFTEMTSVNPTFILPEALAARGAEIGDGFIERMLVNVGQACLCPSILIAIRGAGFDELRNAMRKRVSKAPARTMLTPGIHGAYVEGLMAMEGAGAQVIAVGTPADATYAGRATLLEIEGQQLLGEPALAHEVFGPSALLVAVSDAEELLAVARSFRGQLSAAIHLEDADLKLARRLLPILERRTGRIVVNAFAHPQEVTYATVHGGPFPATSDSRFTSVGMTSIERFLRPVAYQGFPDELLPEVLREGNLLNLPRSIDGAF; translated from the coding sequence ATGAGTCTGACCGGCCATTTGCTGATTGGCGCGGCGGATGTGGCCGCCACCGAAGGCACGATGAAAGCGCTGAACCCGGCCACCGATCAACTGATAGAACCGGACTTCGCTTTCGGCGGTGCGGCACAGGTTGATCAGGCAGTCACTCTCGCCGACGCGGCGTTCGACCGCTACAGCCACACCTCGCTGGCCGAGCGTGCCGCGTTTCTCGAGAGCATCGCTGACAATCTCGATGAAGTACGCAGCGAACTGGCGGCACGCGCGGCACTGGAAACCGGACTGCCCGAAGCTCAGCTTGAGGGCGAAGCTTCGAGAGCCGCGACCCAGTTCCGCCAGTTCGCCGATGTGGTGCGCCGAGGCCGCTTTCTGCGACTGGCGATCGACCCGGCGCAACCTCAGCGTCAGCCGCGCCCACGGATGGATCATCGCCTGCAAAAAATCGCCATCGGTCCGGTAGCGATTTTCGGCGCGAGCAACTTCCCGATCTCCTACTCGGTGGCGGGTGGCGATACCGCGTCGGCACTGGCGGCCGGGGCGCCGGTGATTCTCAAGGCGCACAACGCGCATCCCGGCGCCTCGGAAATCCAGGCCCGCGCCATTCGCAAAGCCGTGCAGGCGCAGGGTTTGCCCGAAGGTGTTTTCTCGATGGTGCGTGGTGGCGGCAATGCCATTGGCGAAGCGCTGGTCGATCATCCGTTGATCAAGGCTGTGACCTTCACCGGCTCCGAACCAGGTGGCATGGCGCTCTACCGCCGCGCGCAATTGCGCCCCGAGCCGATCCCGGTGTTCACCGAAATGACCAGCGTCAACCCGACCTTCATCCTGCCCGAGGCACTGGCGGCTCGCGGCGCCGAAATCGGCGACGGCTTTATCGAACGGATGCTGGTCAACGTCGGCCAGGCCTGTTTGTGCCCATCGATCCTGATCGCCATCCGCGGTGCGGGGTTTGATGAGCTGCGCAACGCCATGCGTAAACGGGTCAGCAAGGCACCGGCGCGGACAATGCTGACGCCGGGCATTCATGGTGCCTACGTCGAGGGTCTGATGGCGATGGAAGGTGCCGGCGCGCAGGTGATCGCCGTGGGCACGCCGGCCGATGCCACATACGCCGGGCGTGCGACTTTGCTGGAAATCGAGGGGCAGCAGTTGCTCGGCGAACCGGCACTGGCCCATGAAGTGTTCGGCCCGTCGGCGCTGCTGGTGGCGGTCAGTGATGCCGAGGAACTGCTGGCGGTCGCCCGCTCGTTCAGGGGACAGCTCAGCGCCGCCATCCACCTTGAAGATGCGGACCTGAAACTCGCGCGGCGCCTGCTGCCGATTCTCGAACGCCGCACTGGACGCATCGTGGTCAACGCCTTCGCGCATCCACAGGAAGTGACGTACGCCACGGTGCACGGCGGGCCATTTCCGGCGACTTCGGACAGCCGCTTCACTTCGGTCGGCATGACTTCGATTGAGCGCTTCTTGCGGCCCGTGGCGTATCAGGGGTTTCCGGATGAGTTGCTGCCAGAAGTGTTGCGCGAAGGCAATCTGCTGAATCTGCCGCGCAGTATTGACGGGGCTTTTTGA
- a CDS encoding M24 family metallopeptidase, producing the protein MTIALSGKEAVGEAFVLETMRHAQQLTWNAVDAIAEVIKPGMLESEAMARGKEILAELGMDRIWHPLLIRFGANTLKTFKQRSDGDPVLGEDDVFFIDMGVVWQGHEGDAGATYTTGSDPEMIACAAASKELFDRVEAFWREGVSGIELYRYATDQAEAMGWVLNLNIKGHRVSDFPHAIHRGGDLGDFDQAPHAGVWILEIQIAHPSRLFGAFYEDLLI; encoded by the coding sequence ATGACCATAGCTCTGAGCGGTAAAGAAGCGGTCGGCGAAGCTTTTGTATTGGAAACCATGCGCCACGCGCAACAGTTGACCTGGAATGCCGTCGACGCCATCGCCGAGGTGATCAAGCCCGGCATGCTCGAGTCCGAAGCGATGGCGCGGGGCAAGGAAATTCTTGCCGAACTGGGCATGGACCGGATTTGGCATCCGCTGCTGATCCGCTTCGGCGCCAATACGCTCAAGACCTTCAAGCAACGTTCCGATGGCGATCCGGTGCTGGGTGAGGACGATGTTTTCTTCATCGACATGGGCGTGGTCTGGCAGGGCCATGAAGGTGATGCGGGCGCGACTTACACCACCGGTTCCGACCCGGAAATGATCGCTTGCGCGGCGGCCTCCAAAGAACTGTTCGACCGGGTCGAGGCGTTCTGGCGCGAGGGTGTTTCCGGCATCGAGCTTTACCGCTACGCGACGGATCAGGCTGAGGCGATGGGCTGGGTGCTGAACCTGAATATCAAGGGCCATCGGGTCAGCGATTTTCCTCATGCGATTCACCGGGGCGGCGATCTGGGTGACTTCGATCAGGCGCCGCATGCCGGCGTATGGATTCTGGAAATCCAGATCGCCCATCCATCACGGCTGTTTGGCGCGTTTTATGAAGACCTGCTGATCTGA
- a CDS encoding LysR family transcriptional regulator: MDLVQLEIFKAVAEHGSISAAAAQIHRVPSNLTTRIKQLEQDLGVDLFIREKSRLRLSPAGWSFLEYARRILDLVQEARATVAGEEPQGAFPLGSLESTAAVRIPELLAAYNQLHPKVDLDLSTGPSGTMIDGVLSGRLAAAFVDGPVLHPTLEGVPAFEEEMVIIAPLNHAPVKRAADVNGENIYAFRSNCSYRHHFEKWFSTDAAVPGKIFEMESYHGMLACVSAGAGLALMPRKMLQSMPGSATVSVWPLTADFRYLTTWLVWRRGTVSRSLSMFVRLLEERGVVRAERVPV, encoded by the coding sequence GTGGATCTGGTGCAGCTGGAAATATTCAAAGCCGTTGCCGAACACGGCAGCATCAGCGCCGCCGCCGCGCAGATCCATCGCGTGCCGTCGAACCTGACCACGCGGATCAAGCAACTTGAGCAGGACCTGGGCGTTGATCTGTTTATCCGCGAGAAAAGCCGTTTGCGTTTGTCCCCGGCGGGGTGGAGTTTTCTTGAATACGCGCGACGGATTCTCGATCTGGTGCAGGAGGCTCGGGCTACGGTGGCGGGGGAGGAACCGCAGGGCGCGTTTCCATTGGGTTCGCTGGAAAGTACGGCCGCGGTACGCATTCCCGAATTGCTCGCGGCGTACAACCAGTTGCACCCGAAAGTCGACCTCGACCTGTCCACCGGGCCGTCCGGCACGATGATCGACGGCGTGCTCTCCGGGCGCCTGGCCGCAGCGTTTGTCGACGGCCCGGTGCTGCATCCGACGCTGGAAGGTGTGCCGGCGTTTGAAGAGGAGATGGTCATTATCGCGCCGCTCAATCACGCGCCCGTAAAACGTGCAGCGGATGTGAATGGCGAGAATATCTACGCCTTCCGCTCCAACTGCTCCTATCGTCATCACTTCGAAAAATGGTTCAGCACCGACGCGGCGGTGCCGGGCAAGATCTTCGAAATGGAGTCCTACCACGGCATGCTCGCCTGCGTCAGCGCCGGTGCCGGACTGGCGCTGATGCCGCGAAAAATGCTGCAGAGCATGCCGGGCAGCGCCACCGTGAGTGTCTGGCCGCTGACGGCGGATTTTCGCTACCTGACCACTTGGCTGGTGTGGCGACGGGGCACGGTGTCGCGCAGTTTGAGCATGTTTGTGCGCTTGCTGGAAGAGCGCGGCGTGGTGCGGGCGGAGCGAGTACCTGTCTGA